Genomic segment of Deltaproteobacteria bacterium:
GCGTGTTGATTCACCACCGATATCTAAAATTTGTGCACCTGCACTCACCATATCCCTGGCAAGTTTTAGGGCAGACTCAATTGAAGTAAGTCTGCCGCCATCAGAAAACGAATCTGGAGTTATATTAAGAATACCCATGAGTATGGGTTTATCAAAATTAAGCTTAAGTGAATCAAAATTAATGCTTGGCGGGATTAACATATCGATCACCAATTAAAGATAATACGAAGAGTGATGTCGATTATATTAAATAAAAAATTAGTAATATGCTCTAAGCTTTAGTTGGATCTTGCGCCAACGGTGCTAGTACTTTTGTATCACTTTCTTTACGCTTTTCTTTTTCTTGTTGATAGCGTTTTTCAATTTCTTCGCGTGTTGGCATTTTTACTTTTGGTGGCTCACGCGTTAGTTTTTTACCATCAATCAGGTCTTGAACCTCATTAGCTTCAAGAGTCTCGTATTCGATAAGAGCTTCGGCAATACGCTTAAGCTCTTCAAGTTTACTCATAATAATTTCTTTAGCACGAGCATATTGCTCGGTAATAATACGTCGTACTTCGCCATCGATTTCAACAGCAGTATGTTCAGAATAATCTTGATGCTGCGCAATTTCGCGGCCTAAAAAGATAGCTTCTTCTTTTTTACCAAAAGTTAGTGGTCCTAACTTTTCGCTCATACCCCATTCGCATACCATTTTGCGCGCTAAATCAGTGGCGACTTCAATATCATTACCGGCACCTGTAGTAATTTCGCTAAAAATTATATCTTCGGCAATACGGCCACCGAAGAGTATAGCGATACGGTCAGCGGCGTAGCTGCGCGAAAGGTTATAACGGTCTTCAATAGGTAATTGTTGAGTTAACCCCAAAGCGCGACCACGTGGGATAATTGTTACTTTATGTACAGGGTCAGCTTGAGGAACCGTTTTGGCAACTAAAGTATGCCCAGCTTCGTGATAGGCAGTAATAAGCTTCTCTTTTTCAGAGATGATCATGCTTTTGCGTTCGCTGCCCATAAGCACTTTATCTTTAGCTGATTCAAAGTCATTTTGTTCGACTTTGCTCTTATTGTCGCGCGCTGCAACCAGTGCAGCTTCATTGACTAGATTGGCAAGATCAGCACCAGAAAAACCTGGCGTGCCACGAGCAATCAATTCTAGATCAACGTTTTCTTCAAGTGGAACTTTTTTGGTGTGTACCTTAAGAATTTCACCACGACCGCCTAAATCAGGGCGTGGTACTACTACTCGACGGTCAAATCGACCAGGGCGTAGCAAAGCTGGGTCAAGAACATCTGGGCGGTTAGTAGCAGCAATGAGAATGACACCATCATTGGACTCAAAACCATCCATCTCAACTAATAGTTGATTGAGCGTCTGCTCGCGCTCATCATGGCCGCCGCCTAATCCCGCACCACGATGTCTACCAACCGCATCAATTTCGTCGATAAAAATAATGCAGGGGGCATGTTTTTTAGACTGTTCAAACAAATCACGTACACGTGAGGCGCCAACGCCTACAAACATTTCAACAAAATCAGAACCCGAGATTGAAAAGAAGGGTACTCCAGCTTCACCTGCAATTGCACGGGCAAGCAAAGTTTTGCCAGTACCTGGAGAACCCATAAGCAATACACCTTTGGGTATACGCCCACCCAAACGAGTGAATTTTTTAGGGTCACGTAAAAATTCAATTATCTCAGAGAGTTCTTCTTTGGCTTCATCAGCCCCAGCGACATCTTTAAATGTGACTTTGGGAGAGCCTTCAGAAACAAGTCGCGCCTTGGCTTTGCCAAAACTCATGGCTTTGCCGCCGCCACTTTGTAGCTGCCTCATCAAGAAGAAAAGAAACAGAAACACGAGAAACATTGGCAGCCAAGTGATCAGTAAAGTCTGCCAAAAAGCGCCTGATTCTTCGTTATTTAATTTAAATTTAACGTTATTAGCTAAAAGTTTATCCATTACCTCGTCAGTCAAGCGACCGATAGTTTTTTTATGGACTTTACCTTCTTGCCATAGAAATTCAGATTCGTTGCGA
This window contains:
- the ftsH gene encoding ATP-dependent zinc metalloprotease FtsH, giving the protein MFYLIYSIVSSSRAEVKEIAFSEFLVAVESEKLQNVDVEIRNESEFLWQEGKVHKKTIGRLTDEVMDKLLANNVKFKLNNEESGAFWQTLLITWLPMFLVFLFLFFLMRQLQSGGGKAMSFGKAKARLVSEGSPKVTFKDVAGADEAKEELSEIIEFLRDPKKFTRLGGRIPKGVLLMGSPGTGKTLLARAIAGEAGVPFFSISGSDFVEMFVGVGASRVRDLFEQSKKHAPCIIFIDEIDAVGRHRGAGLGGGHDEREQTLNQLLVEMDGFESNDGVILIAATNRPDVLDPALLRPGRFDRRVVVPRPDLGGRGEILKVHTKKVPLEENVDLELIARGTPGFSGADLANLVNEAALVAARDNKSKVEQNDFESAKDKVLMGSERKSMIISEKEKLITAYHEAGHTLVAKTVPQADPVHKVTIIPRGRALGLTQQLPIEDRYNLSRSYAADRIAILFGGRIAEDIIFSEITTGAGNDIEVATDLARKMVCEWGMSEKLGPLTFGKKEEAIFLGREIAQHQDYSEHTAVEIDGEVRRIITEQYARAKEIIMSKLEELKRIAEALIEYETLEANEVQDLIDGKKLTREPPKVKMPTREEIEKRYQQEKEKRKESDTKVLAPLAQDPTKA